A single window of Thalassomonas viridans DNA harbors:
- a CDS encoding type I restriction endonuclease subunit R, which yields MSEYQFVEKPLLAQLATLGWKVLDLGEGVPQDPATSLRDNFRQTVLKTVFIKAVYQLNLVDEGEHKGKPWLTDEQLEVIYEDFIRFGTDKLLAANQQFLKWLVDYQVDKNHLTGESNPRVTIINFEHWQANSLYAINQFRLDTPGSSKTQIRPDIVLFVNGLPLVVVECKTPDANSANPIYEGIEQLRRYADLREPAHSANREGEPKLFYTNQLMISTCGEHAKYGTITSKQEHYFDWKLEDAKERKLTSQQALVEGMLHPEQLLDITKSFTLFMGAAGKQVKVICRYQQYRAVNKILARMHQGETGLARSGVVWHTQGSGKSLTMVFLVRKLRTDKTLQQYKVLMVNDRRDLEAQLGETALLTNEHITKITTLAQAKKELANTSSNVNLVMMHKFRDEAVKHLPPAIRKQLAIQEEKGEYDAELDIQLFKPFDVINKDHRILILVDEAHRTQRGGKEKPSLSDNLMDAFPQATRIAFTGTPLIAEHHKEPTWKRFGVDQDTAYIDKYKLKDAVIDGATLPIIYEGKTADNALENKAEFDRKFEDLFKERSEQELLEIRRKYGAEGDILEAEKRIKAITQDIVEHYTSRILPAGLKAQIVCSTRQAAIYYQEYFEQALAELIEQKQQVANSEAEDEQLALLKFVKTAVIISSGENNETATQIAARKYSAEHNAIENFKRPIDFDQPDTGICILIVCDMLLTGFDAPIEQVMYIDKKVKEHNLLQTIARVNRTYANKTHGFIVDYIGLTNALDDALKLYNADDQADIRSELGSIEDEEPILAQRYQRILQLFIENKVADIELLVTQALDSEPHYKIQTAAIDLLEDIRLREQFTVFYKKFLQSMDVIVPHPQANKYKIPMYQFARIQQLAKLRYRDDSLNFLGVGAKIRQLTNEHLISLGINPTIPPVDLLSKQFESNIKTRVHSEDKKSTASEMEHAIRKHLKVEMDSDPVFYKKMSDKLEEVIRKHAGNWEQMSLLLGDLRVEVMQGRGPSAGQDEPFYDLITDIAFKDGGLAEHIIEVQAISKGIMQDIIQHINGVNFWKREEQLVKPLFQKFREHFILSDVPQLNEHAELLATEVLNLAKKRDQKIKEFINLPEMDSDTSIDWDRLKTHINSTDLYFVEELALHVPYISIGELKIKTDIEYDASHQSRQLVPETFSRYGIHNDNVLKGCTDLIQLCNQHLIVGDKVGIEQITELNEQPVKLLWAIRKAEKGSTDISVELIMIGLGALSAYPGAVAILTDLWTALRWSVKTIGNYLPALKENKDIRERIEPTVDGYYNILATSDSIDSNESAEESREKAVRESKARYQARLLDDGTTAYIPTASSTKKTDDES from the coding sequence GTGTCAGAGTATCAGTTTGTCGAAAAACCATTATTAGCCCAATTGGCTACATTAGGCTGGAAGGTATTAGATTTAGGGGAAGGAGTACCACAAGATCCGGCCACTAGCCTACGCGATAACTTTCGCCAAACGGTATTAAAAACGGTGTTTATTAAGGCGGTTTATCAGTTGAATCTGGTTGATGAGGGTGAGCATAAGGGCAAGCCCTGGCTTACGGATGAGCAGCTAGAAGTTATTTATGAAGACTTTATCCGTTTTGGCACAGACAAACTGTTGGCAGCGAATCAACAATTCTTAAAATGGTTGGTCGATTATCAAGTTGATAAAAACCATTTAACAGGTGAGAGTAATCCGCGCGTTACCATTATTAATTTTGAACACTGGCAAGCCAATAGCTTATACGCCATTAACCAGTTTCGACTCGATACCCCAGGCAGTAGTAAAACTCAGATCCGCCCTGATATTGTGCTGTTTGTTAATGGCTTACCTTTAGTGGTCGTTGAATGCAAAACTCCCGATGCCAATAGCGCTAACCCTATTTATGAAGGCATAGAACAATTGCGCCGTTATGCTGATTTACGTGAACCTGCCCATAGTGCTAATCGCGAGGGTGAGCCTAAGCTTTTTTATACCAACCAGTTAATGATCAGCACCTGCGGTGAACACGCAAAATATGGCACGATAACGTCAAAACAAGAACATTATTTTGATTGGAAATTAGAAGATGCAAAGGAACGAAAACTAACATCACAACAAGCTTTGGTCGAAGGCATGTTGCACCCGGAACAATTGCTTGATATTACTAAAAGTTTCACCTTATTTATGGGGGCAGCGGGTAAGCAAGTAAAAGTAATTTGTCGCTACCAACAATACCGTGCGGTGAATAAAATATTAGCCCGTATGCACCAAGGTGAAACAGGGTTGGCGCGCTCTGGTGTTGTCTGGCATACCCAAGGAAGCGGTAAAAGTTTAACTATGGTATTTCTGGTGCGTAAATTACGCACCGACAAAACCTTGCAGCAGTATAAAGTATTAATGGTGAATGATCGGCGTGATTTAGAAGCGCAATTGGGTGAAACCGCATTATTAACCAATGAACATATCACTAAAATAACTACACTGGCACAAGCCAAAAAAGAGTTGGCAAATACCAGCTCTAATGTAAATTTGGTGATGATGCATAAGTTCAGGGATGAAGCGGTTAAACATTTACCACCCGCCATTAGAAAGCAATTGGCAATACAGGAAGAAAAAGGTGAGTATGATGCTGAATTAGACATTCAGTTATTTAAACCTTTTGATGTTATTAACAAAGATCATCGTATTTTGATTTTGGTTGACGAGGCACACCGTACCCAAAGAGGTGGTAAAGAAAAACCTAGCCTTTCAGACAACCTGATGGATGCTTTCCCGCAAGCAACTCGCATTGCTTTTACCGGCACGCCGTTAATTGCCGAGCATCACAAAGAGCCAACATGGAAACGCTTCGGAGTTGATCAAGACACGGCATATATCGATAAATATAAACTGAAAGATGCTGTAATCGATGGCGCCACCTTACCGATTATCTACGAAGGAAAAACTGCTGATAATGCGCTCGAAAATAAAGCTGAATTTGATCGTAAATTTGAAGATTTATTTAAAGAGCGTAGTGAGCAGGAGTTACTCGAAATACGGCGTAAATATGGTGCTGAAGGTGATATTTTAGAAGCCGAAAAACGTATAAAAGCGATCACTCAAGATATTGTTGAGCACTACACCAGCCGTATACTACCGGCAGGCCTTAAGGCGCAAATTGTCTGTTCAACCAGGCAGGCGGCTATTTATTATCAAGAGTATTTTGAGCAAGCATTAGCTGAGTTAATCGAACAAAAGCAGCAAGTTGCAAACAGTGAGGCTGAAGATGAACAGCTCGCATTATTAAAGTTTGTTAAAACAGCAGTCATTATTTCATCGGGTGAGAATAATGAGACGGCAACGCAGATTGCCGCCAGAAAATACAGTGCAGAACATAATGCTATTGAAAACTTTAAACGGCCGATAGATTTTGACCAACCTGATACCGGCATTTGTATTTTAATTGTTTGTGATATGCTGTTAACCGGTTTTGATGCACCTATTGAACAGGTGATGTACATCGATAAAAAAGTAAAAGAGCATAATTTATTGCAGACTATTGCCAGGGTTAACCGAACTTATGCCAATAAAACCCACGGTTTTATTGTTGACTATATTGGCTTAACCAATGCACTTGATGATGCCTTGAAGCTTTACAATGCTGATGACCAAGCTGATATCCGCTCAGAGCTAGGCAGTATTGAAGACGAAGAGCCTATTTTAGCGCAGCGATATCAGCGTATTTTACAGCTATTTATTGAAAATAAAGTGGCTGATATTGAATTGCTGGTAACACAAGCGCTTGATAGTGAACCGCACTATAAAATACAAACGGCTGCGATTGATTTATTGGAAGATATTCGCTTAAGGGAGCAATTTACGGTTTTTTATAAAAAGTTCCTGCAAAGCATGGATGTTATTGTGCCGCATCCGCAGGCGAATAAATATAAAATCCCTATGTATCAGTTTGCTCGTATTCAGCAATTGGCAAAATTGCGCTATCGCGACGACAGCCTTAATTTTTTGGGTGTCGGTGCTAAAATCCGCCAGTTAACCAATGAGCATTTAATTAGCTTGGGGATCAATCCGACCATACCTCCCGTTGATTTATTAAGTAAGCAGTTTGAAAGCAATATAAAAACGCGCGTGCATAGCGAAGATAAAAAATCTACCGCCAGTGAAATGGAACATGCTATTCGTAAACATTTAAAAGTAGAAATGGATAGCGATCCGGTTTTTTATAAAAAAATGAGTGATAAGTTAGAAGAAGTCATACGTAAGCACGCCGGTAATTGGGAGCAAATGTCATTATTGCTTGGCGATTTACGGGTTGAGGTAATGCAGGGGCGCGGACCAAGCGCAGGGCAGGATGAACCTTTTTACGATTTAATTACTGATATTGCCTTTAAAGATGGCGGTTTAGCCGAGCACATTATAGAAGTGCAGGCTATCAGTAAGGGCATTATGCAGGATATTATTCAGCATATTAATGGTGTTAATTTTTGGAAGAGGGAAGAGCAACTCGTTAAACCTCTTTTTCAAAAATTTAGGGAGCACTTTATTTTAAGTGACGTACCCCAACTCAATGAGCATGCTGAGTTACTTGCCACAGAAGTATTAAATTTAGCTAAAAAACGCGATCAGAAAATCAAAGAGTTTATTAACTTGCCTGAGATGGATAGTGATACTTCCATAGATTGGGATCGCTTGAAAACACATATTAACAGCACTGATTTATATTTTGTCGAAGAGTTGGCCCTACATGTTCCTTATATATCAATTGGCGAATTAAAAATTAAAACCGATATTGAATATGATGCGTCGCATCAGTCCCGACAGTTAGTACCTGAAACATTTTCCCGTTACGGTATTCATAACGATAATGTGCTTAAGGGATGTACGGATTTAATTCAATTGTGTAACCAGCATTTAATTGTTGGTGATAAGGTGGGTATTGAGCAGATTACTGAGCTGAATGAGCAGCCTGTTAAGTTACTTTGGGCAATTCGTAAAGCTGAAAAAGGTAGTACAGATATATCCGTAGAGTTGATTATGATTGGCCTGGGTGCTTTGTCGGCATACCCTGGTGCAGTGGCAATTCTTACAGATTTATGGACGGCTTTACGGTGGTCGGTTAAAACTATTGGCAATTATTTACCGGCATTAAAAGAAAATAAAGATATCAGAGAACGTATAGAGCCTACTGTTGATGGTTATTATAATATTTTAGCAACCAGTGATTCTATTGATAGCAATGAATCAGCTGAAGAATCTAGAGAAAAAGCGGTTAGAGAATCCAAAGCACGTTATCAAGCCCGGCTGTTAGATGATGGGACTACTGCTTATATTCCTACTGCTTCCTCGACAAAGAAAACCGATGATGAAAGTTGA
- a CDS encoding M48 family metallopeptidase, with product MIEQLSYKDISYSLKKSNRKTISIFIERDGSVSILAPAPYQLEKIEQVIEAKRSWIYRNLAEWEDLNRTQLQREFVNGEGFVYLGRSYRLSLEEKQNTDLLLKRGRFLLRRDKIHKGADIFKAFYKQKGLKKINERIALYAPKIGVKVNKVKVLELQNRWGSCSDNGNLNFHWKCLMAPVSVLDYIVVHELVHLLYRNHDNNFWNAVDKVMPDYAKHVKWLKHNGADMNL from the coding sequence ATGATAGAGCAGCTGAGTTATAAAGATATAAGCTACTCATTAAAAAAGAGTAACCGTAAAACCATCAGTATTTTTATTGAACGCGATGGCTCTGTCAGTATTTTAGCACCTGCGCCTTATCAGCTAGAAAAAATAGAGCAGGTAATAGAGGCAAAACGTAGCTGGATTTATCGTAACCTTGCAGAATGGGAAGACTTGAATCGTACCCAATTACAAAGAGAATTTGTTAACGGTGAAGGTTTTGTTTATTTAGGTCGAAGCTATCGTTTAAGTTTGGAAGAAAAACAAAATACCGATTTACTGTTGAAACGAGGCCGGTTTTTATTAAGAAGAGATAAAATCCACAAAGGCGCTGATATTTTTAAAGCCTTTTATAAGCAAAAAGGCCTGAAAAAAATTAATGAGCGTATAGCGTTATATGCTCCCAAAATTGGTGTGAAAGTTAATAAGGTTAAGGTGCTGGAATTACAAAATCGTTGGGGGTCTTGTAGTGATAATGGCAATTTAAATTTTCATTGGAAATGCTTAATGGCTCCTGTTTCTGTTTTAGATTACATCGTGGTTCATGAGCTTGTTCATTTGTTATACCGTAATCATGATAATAACTTTTGGAATGCTGTTGATAAAGTTATGCCTGATTATGCTAAGCATGTGAAGTGGCTAAAGCATAATGGTGCGGATATGAATTTATAA
- a CDS encoding NAD(P)/FAD-dependent oxidoreductase, producing the protein MNVLKTDVLIIGAGAAGLMCAATAGYRGRQVTIVDMGKKAGRKILISGGGRCNFTNENASPENYLCQNPHFVKSALSRYTQQDFIDLVDRHGLNYHHKTLGQLFCDESAQDIVDILQTECEWAGVETKLRNEVLSVEPNDAGYLVKTTEQTFQCESLVVASGGLTMPKLGATSIGYKIAQQFGLNIHPTMAALVPLTLHDHDKKRFEGLSGISLPTIVSSENGTEFRENILFTHRGLSGPAILQISSFWRAGQAVTINLLPDHNLNEEIEQGRKNHSQKSLKNTLAQLMPKRFIEAMVGGNEIPDKTLGQLSHGEIKDLHDYIHNWTIKPNGTEGYRTAEVTLGGVDTDELSSKTFEAKKAPGLYFIGEVIDVTGWLGGYNFQFAWSSGWACGGVC; encoded by the coding sequence GTGAATGTATTAAAAACTGATGTCCTGATCATAGGCGCCGGCGCTGCCGGCCTGATGTGCGCCGCCACCGCAGGCTACCGCGGCCGCCAGGTAACCATAGTGGACATGGGTAAAAAAGCCGGTCGTAAAATACTCATCAGCGGCGGCGGCCGTTGCAACTTCACCAACGAAAACGCCAGCCCGGAAAACTACCTGTGCCAGAACCCGCACTTCGTAAAATCCGCCCTGAGCCGCTACACCCAGCAAGACTTTATCGACCTGGTAGACAGACACGGCCTGAACTACCACCACAAAACCCTGGGCCAGCTGTTCTGCGACGAAAGCGCCCAGGACATAGTGGACATACTGCAAACCGAATGCGAATGGGCAGGCGTGGAAACCAAGCTGCGCAACGAAGTACTGAGCGTAGAGCCAAACGATGCAGGCTATCTGGTAAAAACCACAGAGCAAACCTTCCAGTGCGAATCCCTGGTAGTAGCCTCCGGCGGTCTGACCATGCCAAAACTGGGCGCCACCTCCATCGGCTATAAAATTGCTCAACAGTTCGGGTTGAACATACACCCCACCATGGCGGCATTAGTACCGCTAACGTTGCACGACCACGACAAAAAACGCTTCGAAGGCTTATCCGGCATCAGCCTACCGACAATTGTCAGCAGCGAAAACGGCACAGAATTCAGAGAAAACATCCTCTTCACCCACCGCGGCCTCTCCGGCCCGGCAATACTGCAAATATCTTCCTTCTGGCGCGCCGGACAAGCAGTAACCATCAACCTGCTGCCGGATCACAACCTGAATGAAGAAATTGAACAGGGCCGCAAAAATCACAGCCAGAAATCACTAAAGAACACTCTGGCACAGCTAATGCCGAAACGTTTCATTGAAGCCATGGTAGGCGGCAATGAAATCCCGGATAAAACCCTGGGCCAGCTTAGCCATGGTGAAATAAAAGATCTGCATGACTACATTCATAACTGGACCATAAAGCCCAATGGCACCGAGGGTTACCGCACTGCTGAAGTGACTCTGGGCGGCGTGGATACTGATGAATTATCGTCGAAAACCTTTGAAGCGAAAAAGGCACCCGGGTTGTATTTTATCGGTGAAGTAATTGATGTGACCGGCTGGCTTGGCGGTTACAACTTTCAATTTGCCTGGAGCAGCGGCTGGGCTTGTGGAGGTGTTTGTTAA
- the ftnA gene encoding non-heme ferritin, which translates to MLKPEMVQLLNAQINLEFYSSNLYLQMSAWCEEKGFEGAAEFMRKHAVEEMTHMNRLFTYVSETGAMPILGAIEAPPHEFASLGQVFEATYEHECLVTQKINELAHAAFISQDYSTFNFLQWYVAEQHEEEKLFKGILDKIELVGNDGKALFFIDKDLAELAKTGSPSIMTEAG; encoded by the coding sequence ATGTTAAAACCGGAAATGGTTCAGTTATTAAACGCTCAAATTAACTTAGAGTTTTATTCTTCCAACCTGTACCTGCAAATGAGTGCCTGGTGCGAAGAAAAGGGCTTTGAAGGCGCCGCAGAATTTATGCGCAAGCATGCGGTGGAAGAAATGACCCACATGAACCGTTTATTCACTTATGTTAGTGAAACCGGCGCTATGCCAATTTTAGGCGCCATAGAAGCGCCGCCGCACGAGTTTGCTTCATTAGGCCAGGTGTTTGAAGCCACCTATGAGCACGAATGCCTGGTAACCCAAAAAATTAACGAGCTGGCCCACGCCGCCTTCATCAGCCAGGATTACTCTACCTTCAACTTCCTGCAATGGTATGTTGCCGAGCAGCACGAAGAAGAGAAGTTGTTCAAAGGCATACTCGATAAAATCGAGCTGGTGGGCAACGACGGCAAGGCCCTGTTCTTTATTGATAAAGATCTGGCTGAACTGGCAAAAACCGGCTCTCCGAGCATTATGACCGAAGCGGGTTAA
- a CDS encoding methyl-accepting chemotaxis protein, which translates to MRASSFFKLSTVAIVAFAVMFLATLYWVATTLNTSRQHYQNYQKLKSLVVVDINRLISDYLLTGDASLLGESTQVFAKVNAAIDLQPQSELNQRIKQQNKQLQQLLDTRFRALGKLSGDPQILVRNSEQGMLAINDQLAAYAEQSQQLSAAQQQSYIRTSRQLASNLSHLIHSRELASSSGIQQSLKDIKNNYRQLAQFPPLGIMAQEEDEDDLLAEDDLLLDEIEAEDLSEEAMDELNSLINRYGDEVKKVAQQQQQLAEGQALLKATLEELEQLIFKGEQAIDNEQQAIYQQLKQIVYALALFLLVYLISNHYLQHKIILKPLRLLRNSFVLLVEQGKITNITGISERTELGEISVSFNKMVDKLAAEDKQKAKQLNLVHNALHNMQQQADNIHRSSDNTHEQLLSVREIMDALGQATDTVNELSQQVAENARATEQAMFDSQEKVGQVLQATESTNSAARSGKEAIEVLEQSVDSVGTIVDVISAIADQTNLLALNAAIEAARAGEHGRGFSVVADEVRQLAGKTQSSLQQITTRLSQLQHASQTINTTITGIEQASQEQQSIAEQLTGNAADVVKQAQASASVAQDTLTQIKDQRGHYQAFEQAMARVNDEVKQSSELAENISLDVSGQVKDINTTLKLAS; encoded by the coding sequence GTGCGCGCTTCCAGCTTTTTTAAATTATCGACAGTGGCCATAGTCGCCTTTGCCGTTATGTTCCTGGCAACCTTATACTGGGTTGCAACTACGCTTAATACCAGTCGACAGCATTACCAGAATTACCAGAAACTGAAATCCCTGGTGGTGGTGGACATCAACCGCCTGATTAGTGACTACCTACTCACAGGTGATGCCTCGTTGTTGGGAGAGTCTACTCAGGTATTTGCCAAAGTCAATGCCGCGATAGACCTACAGCCGCAAAGCGAGCTGAACCAGCGCATCAAACAACAAAACAAGCAGTTGCAGCAATTGCTAGACACCCGCTTCCGCGCCCTGGGCAAACTCAGCGGCGATCCGCAAATTCTGGTGCGCAACAGCGAACAGGGTATGCTGGCAATAAACGATCAGCTGGCCGCTTACGCCGAACAAAGCCAACAGCTAAGCGCGGCCCAGCAACAAAGCTATATCCGCACCAGCCGGCAGCTGGCCTCTAACCTGTCGCATTTGATCCATAGCCGGGAGCTGGCATCAAGTTCAGGTATTCAGCAAAGCCTGAAGGACATTAAAAACAATTACCGCCAACTGGCGCAATTCCCCCCGCTGGGCATAATGGCGCAGGAAGAAGACGAAGATGACTTGCTGGCAGAAGACGACTTGCTGCTGGATGAAATTGAGGCGGAAGACCTCAGCGAAGAAGCCATGGACGAGCTTAACTCGTTAATCAACCGCTACGGCGATGAAGTGAAAAAAGTTGCCCAACAGCAGCAACAACTGGCCGAGGGGCAAGCCCTGCTTAAAGCCACCCTGGAGGAGTTGGAACAACTGATCTTTAAAGGGGAACAAGCCATAGACAACGAACAGCAGGCGATTTACCAGCAGCTGAAACAGATTGTTTACGCCCTGGCGCTGTTCTTACTTGTGTACCTGATCAGCAACCACTACCTGCAACACAAAATCATCCTCAAGCCCCTGCGCCTGCTGCGCAACAGCTTCGTGCTGCTGGTAGAGCAGGGAAAAATCACCAATATTACCGGTATCAGCGAGCGCACCGAACTGGGGGAAATCTCCGTTAGCTTCAACAAAATGGTGGACAAGCTGGCCGCCGAAGACAAGCAAAAAGCCAAGCAGCTCAACCTTGTGCATAACGCCCTGCACAACATGCAGCAGCAGGCGGATAATATTCACCGCTCGTCCGACAATACCCATGAACAGCTGCTGTCGGTGAGGGAAATTATGGACGCCCTGGGGCAGGCCACAGACACGGTAAACGAACTGTCGCAGCAGGTGGCGGAAAACGCCCGGGCCACCGAACAGGCAATGTTCGACAGCCAGGAAAAGGTTGGGCAGGTATTGCAGGCCACCGAGTCTACCAACAGCGCCGCCCGTTCGGGTAAGGAAGCCATTGAAGTGCTGGAACAGTCGGTAGACAGTGTCGGCACTATTGTCGATGTTATCAGCGCCATTGCCGACCAGACCAATTTGCTGGCATTAAATGCCGCCATTGAGGCAGCGCGCGCCGGCGAACATGGCCGCGGCTTTTCGGTGGTAGCGGATGAAGTACGCCAGCTGGCGGGTAAAACCCAAAGCTCGCTGCAACAAATCACTACCCGCCTGAGCCAGCTGCAACACGCCAGCCAGACCATAAATACCACCATTACCGGTATTGAACAGGCGTCACAGGAACAGCAAAGCATAGCCGAGCAACTGACCGGCAATGCCGCCGACGTGGTAAAACAGGCCCAGGCTTCCGCCAGTGTCGCCCAGGACACATTGACGCAAATCAAAGATCAGCGCGGCCACTACCAGGCCTTTGAACAGGCCATGGCCAGGGTTAACGACGAAGTAAAACAGTCGAGCGAGCTGGCAGAAAACATCTCGCTGGACGTTTCCGGTCAGGTGAAAGATATCAACACCACCCTAAAACTTGCCAGCTAA
- a CDS encoding restriction endonuclease subunit S — protein MNKGDSKYNLSDWSITLLFDVAQIIDPHPSHRAPDEVNKGIPFCGIGDINENGTFRLNKVRLVSPSIYDEHAKRYKVTSNTIGFGRVATIGKVIDFKDTDFIFTISPTMALLEPKRNICRDYLLHYLKSEYVKEQIDKLLTGSTRSSLGIELLRTIKIKAPGLLIQQKIAKVLSTLDNQIEQTQSLIDKYTAIKQGLMADLFSRGIDVKTKKLRPSYQQAPEIYHETALGWIPIEWKVGELQSFCSEIIDCPHSTPKFTDEGFLVARTFNISNGVFSNKNASFVDEQGYKDRCSRLEPKALDIVFTREAPVGEAFVIPEGMKICLGQRVMLIRTDSEKLISHYMLQYIYSHTSKNLIANKVGGTTTPHLNVSDVKAFLTIVPEVTEQKLIAEKLIAIDEKVKIFKQEKHKYQVKQKGLMQDLLTGKKSVDSLPDSISSPVFSSEEAAQK, from the coding sequence ATGAATAAAGGAGATTCAAAATATAATTTATCAGATTGGTCAATAACATTACTTTTTGATGTTGCTCAAATAATAGATCCTCATCCTAGTCATCGTGCTCCTGATGAAGTGAATAAAGGTATTCCGTTTTGCGGAATCGGTGATATTAACGAAAATGGTACCTTCCGCTTAAATAAGGTGAGGTTAGTCTCTCCATCTATTTATGATGAACATGCCAAAAGATACAAAGTTACTTCAAATACTATCGGTTTTGGAAGGGTTGCAACAATAGGGAAAGTTATTGACTTTAAAGATACAGACTTTATTTTTACTATTTCGCCAACAATGGCCTTACTAGAGCCAAAAAGAAATATATGTAGAGATTATTTACTCCACTACCTCAAAAGTGAATATGTCAAAGAACAAATTGATAAACTGTTAACCGGTTCAACACGCTCTTCTTTAGGTATCGAATTATTACGAACAATAAAGATAAAAGCGCCTGGTTTATTAATTCAGCAAAAAATAGCGAAAGTTCTATCAACTCTAGATAATCAAATAGAACAAACACAGTCATTAATTGATAAATATACTGCAATTAAACAAGGGCTGATGGCGGATTTATTTAGCCGAGGTATTGATGTTAAGACAAAAAAACTACGGCCTAGTTATCAGCAAGCGCCTGAGATTTATCATGAAACTGCTTTAGGTTGGATTCCTATCGAGTGGAAAGTTGGAGAACTACAAAGTTTCTGTTCTGAAATTATTGATTGCCCTCATAGTACACCAAAGTTTACAGATGAAGGTTTTTTGGTTGCTAGAACTTTTAATATTTCTAATGGTGTCTTCTCTAATAAAAATGCAAGTTTTGTTGATGAACAAGGCTATAAGGATAGATGTAGTAGATTGGAACCAAAGGCGCTTGATATTGTATTCACAAGAGAAGCTCCTGTTGGTGAGGCCTTTGTAATACCTGAAGGTATGAAGATATGCCTTGGTCAACGGGTAATGTTGATTAGGACAGACTCGGAAAAATTAATCTCGCATTATATGCTTCAATACATATATTCCCACACGTCGAAGAACTTGATAGCTAACAAAGTTGGTGGAACAACAACGCCTCATTTAAACGTATCTGATGTTAAAGCTTTTTTGACAATAGTTCCTGAAGTTACTGAGCAAAAATTAATTGCGGAAAAATTAATTGCTATTGATGAAAAAGTTAAAATATTTAAGCAGGAAAAACATAAATACCAAGTAAAACAAAAAGGCCTAATGCAAGACCTATTAACGGGTAAGAAATCTGTTGATAGTTTGCCCGATAGTATTTCATCCCCCGTATTTTCATCCGAAGAAGCAGCACAAAAATAA
- a CDS encoding peroxiredoxin yields the protein MIKVNDKIPQGELQQLVGGSATSHSTNDLFSGKKVVMFAVPGAYTPTCSAAHLPGFVVNADTIKAKGVDSIICLSVNDAFVMNAWGEAQNADEVMMLADGDGSFTKAMGLGKETGSFGGYRSVRYAMIVEDGVVTSLQVEQPKEFKVSSAEAILALL from the coding sequence ATGATTAAAGTAAACGACAAAATCCCCCAGGGTGAACTACAACAACTGGTTGGCGGCAGCGCCACCAGCCACAGCACAAACGACTTATTCAGCGGTAAAAAAGTGGTGATGTTTGCCGTACCCGGCGCCTATACCCCCACCTGCTCTGCCGCCCACCTGCCCGGCTTTGTGGTAAATGCCGACACCATCAAGGCCAAAGGCGTAGACAGCATTATCTGCCTGTCGGTAAACGACGCCTTTGTTATGAACGCCTGGGGCGAGGCACAAAATGCCGACGAAGTTATGATGCTGGCAGACGGCGACGGCAGCTTCACCAAAGCCATGGGCCTGGGCAAAGAAACCGGCAGCTTCGGCGGCTACCGCTCGGTACGTTACGCCATGATAGTTGAAGACGGCGTAGTCACCAGCTTACAGGTTGAACAGCCAAAAGAATTCAAAGTAAGTTCGGCTGAGGCAATACTGGCGCTGCTGTAA